The following proteins come from a genomic window of Calditrichota bacterium:
- a CDS encoding IS5/IS1182 family transposase → NRFRKLLVRYEKRTASYVALAQLACAIIAYRKVGVIYG, encoded by the coding sequence GAACCGATTCAGAAAGCTGTTGGTTCGCTATGAGAAGAGAACAGCAAGCTATGTGGCCCTAGCGCAATTGGCTTGCGCCATCATTGCCTACAGAAAAGTAGGCGTTATTTACGGATAA